In Necator americanus strain Aroian chromosome IV, whole genome shotgun sequence, the following proteins share a genomic window:
- a CDS encoding hypothetical protein (NECATOR_CHRIV.G16851.T1), protein MQSSTRWSFLAIISLLLVVQSFANQGEIDRLLGARVERNCFFSPMGCMFLPGKKLSRVRRLPELADQDPQSERSLLWFI, encoded by the exons ATGCAGTCTAGTACCCGGTGGTCATTTCTTGCcattatttcacttcttttagTGGTACAGAGCTTCGCAAATCAGgg tgaaattgATCGACTACTCGGAGCACGTGTAGAGCGAAACTGTTTCTTCTCGCCGATGGGCTGTATGTTCTTGCCTGGCAAGAAGTTGTCACGTGTTCGTCGTTTGCCTGAATTGGCTGATCAGGATCCACAATCAGAAAGATCATTGCTTTGGTTTATCTAG